A single window of Archangium gephyra DNA harbors:
- the hisIE gene encoding bifunctional phosphoribosyl-AMP cyclohydrolase/phosphoribosyl-ATP diphosphatase HisIE, producing MLDLSKLDFTKGNGLVTVVTQDAHSGDLLMVAHADREALEKTLETGEMYYRSRTRGLWHKGGTSGNVQRVVSLSADCDGDAVLARVEKAGPACHTGAETCFDIGPVDALVELDRTIAQRAAKAPEPGEKPSYTRRLLDDRNLRLKKIGEEGAELVTACADGDKERATEEAADVLYHVLVAVRPLGITLDDVKAVLARRAGKSVPATQK from the coding sequence ATGCTGGACTTGTCGAAGCTGGATTTCACCAAGGGCAACGGGCTGGTGACGGTGGTGACGCAGGACGCGCACTCGGGCGACCTGCTGATGGTGGCGCACGCGGACCGCGAGGCGTTGGAGAAGACGCTGGAGACGGGCGAGATGTACTACCGCTCGCGTACGCGGGGCCTGTGGCACAAGGGGGGCACGAGCGGGAACGTGCAGCGCGTGGTGTCCTTGTCGGCGGACTGCGACGGGGACGCGGTGCTGGCGCGGGTGGAGAAGGCGGGCCCGGCGTGCCACACCGGGGCGGAGACCTGCTTCGACATCGGTCCGGTGGACGCGCTCGTCGAGCTGGATCGGACCATCGCCCAGCGGGCGGCGAAGGCACCGGAGCCGGGGGAGAAGCCGAGCTACACGCGGCGGCTGCTGGACGACCGCAACCTGCGCCTGAAGAAGATCGGCGAGGAGGGGGCGGAGCTGGTGACGGCGTGCGCGGATGGGGACAAGGAGCGCGCGACGGAGGAGGCGGCGGACGTGCTCTACCACGTGCTGGTGGCGGTGAGGCCGCTGGGCATCACGCTGGACGACGTGAAGGCGGTGCTCGCGCGCCGGGCGGGGAAGAGCGTCCCCGCCACCCAGAAGTAG
- the hisN gene encoding histidinol-phosphatase: MDAQTLMQAAEEVARKSGDVALGYFRQGVTVDTKGDGTPVTVADRTAERTAREWIEARFPEDGILGEEFGETRTGAKRRWILDPIDGTKTFIRGVPLWGTLVAVAEGEKILAGAAYFPPVGEMLVAAPGQGCWWNGKRTRVSAEADLSRALVLSTDERFQVHPERGAKWRALTAKASIARTWGDCYGYLLVATGRAEAMIDEVLSPWDAAALQPIIEEAGGIFTDWTGARTSFGGNAIATNATLAEQVRELLGAKRT; the protein is encoded by the coding sequence ATGGATGCGCAGACGTTGATGCAGGCGGCGGAGGAAGTGGCTCGCAAGTCGGGCGACGTGGCCCTGGGTTACTTCCGCCAGGGCGTCACGGTGGACACCAAGGGGGACGGCACGCCGGTGACGGTGGCGGACCGGACCGCCGAGAGGACGGCGCGCGAGTGGATTGAAGCCCGCTTCCCGGAGGACGGCATCCTCGGGGAGGAGTTCGGCGAGACGCGCACCGGGGCGAAGCGCCGGTGGATCCTGGACCCCATCGACGGGACGAAGACGTTCATCCGGGGCGTGCCGCTGTGGGGCACGCTGGTGGCGGTGGCGGAGGGCGAGAAGATTCTCGCGGGCGCGGCGTACTTCCCGCCGGTGGGGGAGATGCTGGTGGCGGCGCCGGGGCAGGGGTGCTGGTGGAACGGGAAGCGGACGCGGGTGTCGGCGGAGGCGGATCTGTCCCGCGCGCTGGTGCTGTCCACGGACGAGCGCTTCCAGGTGCACCCGGAGCGCGGGGCGAAGTGGCGGGCACTGACGGCCAAGGCGTCCATCGCCCGGACGTGGGGTGACTGCTACGGCTACCTGCTGGTGGCCACGGGACGCGCGGAGGCGATGATCGACGAGGTGCTGTCGCCGTGGGACGCGGCGGCGCTGCAGCCGATCATCGAGGAGGCGGGCGGAATCTTCACGGACTGGACGGGGGCGAGGACCTCGTTCGGTGGCAACGCGATCGCGACGAACGCGACGCTCGCGGAGCAGGTGCGCGAGCTGCTGGGCGCCAAGAGGACATGA
- the hisF gene encoding imidazole glycerol phosphate synthase subunit HisF: MLTRRLIVCLDVKGGRVVKGVQFEGLRDVGDPVELAMRYEEAGADEVTFLDISASNEERGTLWELVHRTAERLFIPLTVGGGVRTVDDVGRALRAGADKVSLNSAAVARPEVLTECAERFGAQCVVASIDAKRDGGRWRVYTHGGKKATDLDAVTWAQECVKRGAGEILLTSIDRDGARSGYDLELTRTIAEQVDVPVIASGGAGNAEHVRAALQEGKAEAALVAGILHDGVTTVGAIKALLQKSGLGIRSL, translated from the coding sequence ATGCTCACACGGCGGCTGATCGTCTGTCTGGATGTGAAGGGTGGGCGCGTGGTGAAGGGCGTCCAGTTCGAGGGCCTGCGCGACGTGGGAGACCCCGTGGAGCTGGCCATGCGCTACGAGGAGGCGGGCGCCGACGAGGTGACGTTCCTCGACATCTCCGCGAGCAACGAGGAGCGCGGCACCTTGTGGGAGCTGGTGCACCGCACGGCGGAGCGGCTGTTCATCCCGCTCACGGTGGGCGGCGGCGTGCGCACGGTGGATGACGTGGGCCGGGCGCTGCGGGCGGGCGCGGACAAGGTGAGCCTCAACTCGGCGGCGGTGGCCCGTCCCGAGGTGCTCACCGAGTGCGCCGAGCGCTTCGGCGCCCAGTGCGTGGTGGCGAGCATCGACGCCAAGCGGGACGGCGGCCGGTGGCGCGTGTACACCCACGGCGGCAAGAAGGCCACGGACCTGGACGCGGTGACGTGGGCGCAGGAGTGCGTGAAGCGTGGGGCGGGTGAAATCCTGCTCACGAGCATTGACCGGGACGGGGCCCGTTCGGGGTATGACCTGGAGCTGACGCGGACGATCGCCGAGCAGGTGGACGTTCCCGTCATCGCCTCGGGTGGTGCGGGCAACGCGGAGCATGTCCGGGCCGCGCTGCAGGAGGGGAAGGCGGAGGCGGCGCTGGTGGCGGGAATCCTCCACGACGGCGTCACCACCGTCGGGGCGATCAAGGCGCTGCTCCAGAAGAGCGGCCTCGGGATCAGGAGCCTCTGA
- a CDS encoding imidazoleglycerol-phosphate dehydratase yields the protein MTTIVRETKETKVTVELALGKGVAKVDTGLPFFDHMLSTFARYAGLDLTLHARGDLRHHLMEDVAITLGTAVQKVIPATAARYGERTVPMDDALVQACIDVAGRFYYRGPLRNKLYEHVMRSFCEHARVTLHLRILRGKDSHHVTEAAFKALGMALRDAMVDSGVVFSTKGAVALEVK from the coding sequence ATGACCACCATCGTTCGCGAGACGAAGGAGACGAAGGTCACCGTGGAGCTCGCCCTGGGCAAGGGCGTGGCCAAGGTGGACACGGGGCTGCCCTTCTTCGATCACATGCTGTCCACCTTCGCGCGCTACGCGGGCCTGGACCTGACGCTGCACGCCCGGGGAGACCTGCGGCACCACCTCATGGAGGACGTGGCCATCACCCTGGGCACGGCGGTGCAGAAGGTGATTCCCGCCACGGCGGCCCGCTACGGCGAGCGCACCGTCCCCATGGACGACGCGCTGGTGCAGGCCTGCATCGACGTGGCCGGGCGCTTCTATTACCGGGGGCCGCTGCGCAACAAGCTGTACGAGCACGTCATGCGCTCGTTCTGCGAGCACGCCCGGGTGACGCTGCACCTTCGAATCCTCCGAGGCAAGGACAGCCACCACGTGACGGAGGCGGCCTTCAAGGCGCTGGGCATGGCGCTGCGCGACGCGATGGTGGACTCGGGAGTGGTGTTCAGCACGAAGGGCGCGGTCGCCCTGGAGGTGAAGTGA
- a CDS encoding HisA/HisF-related TIM barrel protein: protein MIAIPAIDLREGACVQLVGGSYADERVRVKDPMDALKRWRSFGFKTFHVVDLDAALGKGSNEGPIGKLLTHEPGLTFSVGGGVRSMAKAEAVLALGASYVVVGTKAIEDPAWLREVAERFPGRVVVAADVKGREVVTRGWTSGSALDISDVLATLEPLSLGGLLVTAVHKEGQMEGVDLPLMEEVARASRHPLFASGGVTTMEDLRALGRVGAFGAVIGMALYTGKLEATEVAREFA, encoded by the coding sequence GTGATCGCCATTCCTGCCATCGACCTGCGCGAGGGCGCCTGCGTGCAACTGGTGGGCGGCTCCTACGCCGACGAGCGGGTGCGGGTGAAGGATCCGATGGACGCGCTGAAGCGCTGGCGCTCGTTCGGCTTCAAGACCTTCCACGTGGTGGACCTGGACGCCGCGCTGGGCAAGGGCTCCAACGAGGGCCCCATCGGGAAGCTGCTGACCCACGAGCCGGGACTCACCTTCTCGGTGGGCGGCGGCGTGCGGAGCATGGCCAAGGCGGAGGCGGTGCTCGCGTTGGGTGCCTCCTACGTGGTGGTGGGCACCAAGGCCATCGAGGATCCGGCGTGGCTGCGCGAGGTGGCCGAGCGCTTCCCGGGCCGGGTGGTGGTGGCCGCGGACGTGAAGGGCCGCGAGGTGGTGACGCGCGGCTGGACGTCGGGCAGTGCCCTGGACATCTCCGACGTGTTGGCGACGTTGGAGCCCCTGTCGCTAGGTGGCCTGCTGGTGACGGCGGTGCACAAGGAAGGGCAGATGGAGGGCGTGGACCTGCCGCTCATGGAGGAGGTGGCCCGCGCGAGCCGCCATCCGTTGTTCGCCTCGGGGGGCGTGACGACGATGGAGGATCTGCGGGCGCTCGGGCGGGTGGGGGCCTTCGGGGCCGTCATCGGCATGGCGCTGTACACGGGCAAGCTGGAGGCCACCGAGGTGGCACGGGAGTTCGCATGA
- the hisH gene encoding imidazole glycerol phosphate synthase subunit HisH — protein MRVTLFDYGAGNLHSLAKALATAPGVEVRVQEDPIRALDTDLLVLPGVGAFGAAAARLEPGRDKMRQALEDGLPCLGICLGMQLMFDTSDEGGGWGLGFFRGQVTKLRSRRVPHIGWNSVEEDTALENAKLGSVYYAHSFVCRAEEPRVVVGWTTHEEDRFPAAVRRGNVLGVQFHPEKSSAAGVRFVQAFLEEVRK, from the coding sequence GTGAGAGTGACACTATTCGACTACGGAGCGGGCAACCTGCACTCGCTGGCCAAGGCGCTCGCCACGGCGCCGGGCGTGGAGGTGCGGGTGCAGGAGGATCCGATCCGGGCGCTCGACACGGACCTGCTCGTGCTGCCAGGCGTGGGGGCCTTCGGCGCGGCGGCGGCTCGGCTGGAGCCGGGGCGCGACAAGATGCGGCAGGCCCTGGAGGACGGCCTGCCGTGCCTGGGCATCTGCCTGGGCATGCAGCTCATGTTCGACACCAGCGACGAGGGCGGAGGCTGGGGCCTGGGCTTCTTCCGCGGCCAGGTGACGAAGCTGCGCTCGCGGCGCGTGCCCCACATCGGGTGGAACTCGGTGGAGGAGGACACCGCGCTGGAGAACGCGAAGCTGGGCAGCGTCTACTACGCGCACAGCTTCGTCTGCCGCGCCGAGGAGCCCCGGGTGGTGGTGGGCTGGACGACGCACGAGGAGGACCGTTTCCCCGCGGCGGTGCGGCGCGGGAACGTGCTCGGCGTGCAGTTCCACCCGGAGAAGAGCTCGGCGGCGGGCGTGCGCTTCGTGCAGGCCTTCCTCGAGGAGGTGCGCAAGTGA
- a CDS encoding pyridoxal phosphate-dependent aminotransferase: protein MSLPSRASYRDIPLYSPSKVKCGVDLSDNTNLFGMPPSAERILRETVASHVTRYPVGYAPELKQAVARYTGVDASRVTTGCGSDDVIDSTLRAFLEPGEVIAFPDPTFVMMSYFAKVNGLRSAAVPLKADFDIDVDGLLATGAKLIYVCSPNNPTGTVASRAALERLMDSAPGIVLLDEAYAEFARESHLDLGSRPNVLVTRTLSKAFGLAGLRVGYAVGNPTLIAEVEKARGPYKVTGLSERIAAAALSEDVPWMKARAEEALAIRARLVGELGTLGLKTLPSEANFVMVPLPGAPAVAERMRQRDVNVRAFQGLKGIGDALRIGCAPWNQIEAALGALRETLR, encoded by the coding sequence ATGAGCCTGCCCTCGCGCGCCTCCTACCGGGACATCCCGCTGTACTCGCCCTCCAAGGTGAAGTGCGGCGTGGACCTGAGCGACAACACCAACCTCTTCGGCATGCCCCCGTCCGCCGAGCGCATCCTGCGCGAGACGGTGGCCTCCCACGTCACCCGCTACCCCGTGGGCTATGCGCCGGAGCTCAAGCAGGCCGTGGCCCGCTACACGGGCGTGGACGCCTCTCGCGTCACCACCGGGTGCGGCTCGGACGACGTCATCGACAGCACCCTGCGCGCCTTCCTGGAGCCCGGGGAGGTCATCGCCTTCCCGGACCCGACCTTCGTGATGATGTCCTACTTCGCGAAGGTGAACGGCCTGCGCTCCGCGGCGGTGCCACTCAAGGCGGACTTCGACATCGACGTGGACGGGCTGCTCGCCACGGGGGCGAAGCTCATCTACGTGTGCTCGCCCAACAACCCCACGGGCACGGTGGCCTCGCGCGCCGCGCTGGAGCGGTTGATGGACAGCGCGCCCGGCATCGTCCTGCTCGACGAGGCCTACGCCGAGTTCGCCCGGGAGAGCCACCTGGACCTGGGCTCGCGGCCCAACGTGCTCGTCACGCGCACGCTGTCCAAGGCCTTCGGGCTGGCGGGCCTGCGGGTGGGCTACGCGGTGGGCAACCCCACGCTGATCGCCGAGGTGGAGAAGGCCCGGGGCCCCTACAAGGTGACGGGCCTGTCCGAGCGCATCGCCGCCGCGGCGCTGTCCGAGGACGTGCCGTGGATGAAGGCGCGGGCCGAGGAGGCGCTGGCCATCCGTGCCCGGCTGGTGGGCGAGCTCGGGACGCTGGGACTGAAGACGCTGCCGTCCGAGGCCAACTTCGTGATGGTGCCGCTGCCCGGCGCCCCCGCGGTGGCCGAGCGGATGCGGCAGCGGGACGTGAACGTTCGTGCATTCCAGGGACTGAAGGGCATCGGGGACGCGCTGCGCATCGGCTGCGCCCCGTGGAACCAGATCGAGGCGGCGCTCGGAGCGCTGCGGGAGACGCTGCGGTGA
- the hisD gene encoding histidinol dehydrogenase, whose product MNPSLLKYRGRLAALSPEARRRLLDRTGTSDSRVAQRTADIIARVRRDGDKALRDMAREFDRAELQSLEVPRSVCEEALASLEPRLKDALARAARNIAKAHAAQKPQATEVETEPGILVGRRPDPLGRVGVYAPGGRAVYPSSVLMGVVPAKVAGVGEVIVCSPPGPDGKPSAGVLAAAALAGADRVFALGGAGAVAALAYGTQSVPRVDRIVGPGNAYVAAAKLQVVDAVAIDAPAGPSEILVVADSSADPEAVAREMLAQAEHDPDACCVTVTVGDVLAKAVATAVERAAARAKRQEIVTKALSERGAVLSVDSLEEAWPFVAEFAPEHLLIATTSPMADLPKARNAGTVFVGQYASVAYGDYMTGANHVLPTAGLARAYSGLSVLDFYRWTTYQRVTRDAAARLAEDVGLLADSEGLFAHAEAARGWRKS is encoded by the coding sequence GTGAACCCCTCCCTGCTCAAGTACCGGGGGCGCCTCGCCGCGCTGTCCCCCGAGGCGCGCCGCCGCCTGTTGGACCGCACGGGCACGTCGGACAGCCGCGTCGCGCAGCGCACCGCGGACATCATCGCCCGCGTGCGCCGGGATGGAGACAAGGCGCTGCGCGACATGGCGCGCGAGTTCGACCGCGCGGAGCTGCAGTCCCTGGAGGTGCCGCGCTCGGTGTGCGAGGAGGCGCTGGCCTCGCTGGAGCCCAGGCTGAAGGACGCGCTGGCCCGCGCGGCGCGCAACATCGCCAAGGCGCACGCGGCGCAGAAGCCCCAGGCCACCGAGGTGGAGACGGAGCCGGGCATCCTCGTGGGACGCCGGCCGGATCCGCTCGGGCGCGTGGGCGTGTACGCGCCGGGTGGCCGCGCCGTGTACCCGAGCAGCGTGCTGATGGGCGTGGTGCCCGCGAAGGTGGCCGGGGTGGGCGAGGTCATCGTCTGCTCACCCCCGGGCCCGGATGGGAAGCCCTCGGCGGGCGTGCTGGCGGCGGCGGCGCTGGCCGGCGCGGATCGCGTCTTCGCCCTCGGCGGGGCGGGCGCGGTGGCGGCCCTGGCCTACGGCACCCAGAGCGTGCCCCGGGTGGATCGGATCGTCGGTCCCGGCAATGCGTACGTGGCCGCGGCCAAGCTGCAGGTGGTGGACGCGGTGGCCATCGACGCACCGGCCGGCCCGAGTGAGATCCTCGTGGTGGCGGACAGCTCGGCGGACCCGGAGGCGGTGGCCCGCGAGATGCTGGCCCAGGCCGAGCACGACCCGGATGCCTGCTGCGTCACGGTGACGGTGGGGGATGTGCTGGCCAAGGCGGTGGCCACGGCGGTGGAGCGGGCGGCGGCCCGGGCGAAGCGCCAGGAGATCGTCACCAAGGCCCTGAGCGAGCGCGGCGCGGTGCTGAGCGTGGACTCGCTGGAGGAGGCCTGGCCCTTCGTGGCGGAGTTCGCCCCCGAGCACCTGCTCATCGCCACCACGTCGCCCATGGCGGACCTGCCCAAGGCGCGCAACGCGGGCACGGTGTTCGTGGGCCAGTACGCCTCGGTGGCCTACGGCGACTACATGACGGGCGCCAACCACGTGCTGCCCACCGCCGGCCTGGCCCGGGCGTACTCGGGGCTGAGCGTGCTCGACTTCTACCGGTGGACCACCTACCAGCGCGTCACGCGCGACGCGGCGGCCCGGCTCGCCGAGGACGTGGGCCTGCTGGCCGACAGCGAGGGCCTCTTCGCCCACGCCGAGGCCGCTCGCGGCTGGAGGAAGTCATGA
- the hisG gene encoding ATP phosphoribosyltransferase, with amino-acid sequence MLKIALPNKGRLSEEVRELFNDAGLEVKVRGERALTASLGGEFEAIFVRAQDIPEFVADGAAAAGVTGWDLVCESGRDLDLLMDLEFGRCRLVVAAREESGIEKLEDVRDGVRVASSFTRLTQEFFEKRGQKVTVVPVSGATEIAPHLGIADIIVDLTSTGSTLKMNGLREVGTVVQSSARLIARKNQPAEDAAKLEELRQALSSVLAARGKRYLMANVPRRVLSNVREVLPGLNGPTVVDVQGGDFVAVHAVVPAKSIYRTIAALKGLGCEGILVTRIERLMP; translated from the coding sequence ATGCTGAAGATCGCCCTGCCCAACAAAGGCCGCCTGTCCGAAGAGGTTCGCGAGCTGTTCAACGATGCCGGCCTGGAAGTGAAGGTCCGGGGAGAGAGAGCCCTCACCGCGTCGCTCGGCGGCGAGTTCGAGGCCATCTTCGTCCGCGCCCAGGACATCCCCGAGTTCGTCGCCGATGGCGCGGCGGCCGCGGGCGTCACCGGGTGGGATCTGGTGTGCGAGTCCGGCCGGGACCTGGACCTGCTGATGGACCTGGAGTTCGGCCGGTGCCGGTTGGTGGTGGCCGCCCGCGAGGAGAGCGGCATCGAGAAGCTGGAGGACGTCCGGGACGGGGTGCGGGTGGCGTCGTCCTTCACGCGGCTGACGCAGGAGTTCTTCGAGAAGCGCGGGCAGAAGGTGACGGTGGTGCCGGTGTCGGGGGCCACGGAGATCGCCCCGCACCTGGGCATCGCGGACATCATCGTGGACCTGACGTCCACGGGCTCGACGCTGAAGATGAACGGCCTGCGCGAGGTGGGGACCGTCGTCCAGTCGAGCGCGCGGCTGATCGCCCGGAAGAATCAACCGGCCGAGGACGCGGCGAAGCTGGAGGAGCTGCGGCAGGCGCTCAGCTCGGTGCTGGCGGCCCGGGGCAAGCGCTACCTGATGGCCAACGTGCCGCGCCGCGTGCTGTCCAACGTGCGCGAGGTGCTGCCGGGCCTCAACGGCCCCACCGTGGTGGACGTGCAGGGCGGTGACTTCGTGGCCGTGCACGCCGTGGTGCCCGCCAAGAGCATCTACCGCACCATCGCCGCCCTGAAGGGCCTGGGCTGCGAGGGCATCCTCGTCACCCGCATCGAGAGGCTGATGCCGTGA
- the thiO gene encoding glycine oxidase ThiO — MDARRTGSLSNGQTPVSSTRPSHKAGKPRLQTPPGASTSGAMRDASVIIVGGGVIGCAIALRLSQAGARVTVLERAIAGAEASNAAGGILAPQMESEGPGPFLELCLRSRALYPDFAAELLALTGVNVNYLPSGLLHVAFDGAGARRLETTVEWQRALKLRAELLGAAEVHALEPQLSPHVVAAARFPDDHQVDNRLLTRALTMAAAKVGATFRTGYVRGVVEEKGRVVGVDMDGDTLRADAVVIAAGSWSGLVQGLSVDPRVVRPARGQMVQLQTRLPLFSHVIFSDKGYLIPRADGRVLAGSTLEFAGFEKNVTAEGLHRILALAMELCPALGSTPVQETWAGLRPYTDDHLPILGAGPLPGLFLATGHFRNGILLAPITARLLAQAVLGETPSLDLTPFRFDRFPRR; from the coding sequence TTGGACGCGAGACGCACGGGTTCACTAAGTAACGGACAGACCCCCGTCTCGTCAACCCGGCCTTCTCACAAAGCTGGAAAACCCCGCTTGCAAACCCCTCCTGGAGCGAGCACAAGCGGCGCGATGCGTGACGCCAGCGTGATCATCGTGGGGGGAGGGGTGATTGGCTGTGCCATCGCCCTGAGGCTGAGCCAGGCGGGCGCGCGGGTGACGGTGCTGGAGCGCGCCATCGCCGGGGCCGAGGCCTCCAACGCGGCCGGTGGCATCCTCGCCCCCCAGATGGAGTCCGAGGGCCCCGGGCCCTTCCTCGAGCTGTGCCTGCGCAGCCGGGCCCTGTACCCGGACTTCGCCGCGGAGCTGCTGGCCCTCACGGGCGTCAACGTGAACTACCTGCCCAGCGGCCTGCTGCACGTGGCCTTCGACGGGGCCGGAGCCCGGCGCCTGGAGACCACCGTGGAGTGGCAGCGGGCCCTGAAGCTGCGCGCGGAGCTGCTCGGCGCGGCCGAGGTGCACGCCCTGGAGCCCCAGCTCTCCCCCCACGTGGTGGCCGCCGCCCGGTTCCCGGATGACCATCAGGTGGACAACCGGCTGCTCACGCGGGCCCTCACCATGGCCGCCGCGAAGGTGGGCGCCACCTTCCGCACCGGCTACGTGCGCGGCGTGGTGGAGGAGAAGGGCCGCGTGGTGGGGGTGGACATGGATGGGGACACCCTGCGCGCGGACGCCGTGGTCATCGCCGCCGGCTCCTGGTCCGGCCTGGTCCAGGGCCTCTCGGTGGATCCCCGCGTGGTGCGCCCGGCCCGGGGGCAGATGGTGCAGCTGCAGACCCGGCTGCCGCTCTTCTCCCACGTCATCTTCTCCGACAAGGGCTACCTCATCCCCCGGGCGGATGGCCGGGTCCTCGCCGGCAGCACCCTCGAATTCGCCGGCTTCGAGAAGAACGTCACGGCCGAGGGACTCCATCGGATCCTCGCCCTGGCCATGGAGCTGTGCCCGGCGCTGGGCTCGACCCCGGTGCAGGAGACCTGGGCGGGCCTGCGGCCCTACACCGACGATCACCTACCCATCCTGGGGGCCGGACCCCTGCCCGGCCTCTTCCTGGCCACGGGTCACTTCCGCAATGGCATCCTCCTGGCCCCCATCACCGCCCGGCTCCTGGCCCAGGCTGTCCTCGGGGAGACCCCCTCCCTGGACCTCACACCGTTTCGTTTCGATCGCTTCCCCCGCCGCTGA
- a CDS encoding HD domain-containing phosphohydrolase: MEAIPPVPPRILIVDDDDSVRDVISVLLREEGYNCVVASGAEMALDIASQEETPLVISDMKMPGKDGLWLLEQLRERYPDTSVIMLTGYGDTESAVDCLRRGAVDYLLKPPKLTDLIRAIERALAKRRIELARKRYQKKLERKVRDRTTELRNALRDIAHTYQSTLLALVAALDAREHETSDHSQRVVRYTSAVAERMGIKGQELEEIGRGALLHDIGKIGVPDAVLLKPGKLTPEEWQEMRKHPDIGFQMIQNIPFLATPAQIVLSHQERWDGQGYPRNLRGQEIHIGARIFAVADTLDAMTSDRPYRKGTTFANAIAEITRCAGTQFDREVVRAFLDIGEQALIKIKEDMHLRKLTLVQAEAQAQEAEATLARLTDDLDDIDQSIPGPGIPAPAPRGASPAAPTPPAPAVGTQPTANRPEQPVVLSVLAGGRQGNSRD; this comes from the coding sequence GTGGAAGCCATTCCTCCCGTACCTCCCCGGATCCTGATCGTCGACGACGACGATTCCGTGCGCGACGTCATCTCCGTCCTCCTCAGGGAAGAGGGATACAACTGCGTGGTGGCCAGCGGCGCCGAAATGGCCCTGGACATCGCCAGTCAGGAAGAGACGCCGCTGGTCATCAGCGACATGAAGATGCCGGGAAAGGATGGCCTGTGGCTGCTCGAGCAGCTGCGTGAGCGCTATCCGGACACCTCCGTCATCATGCTCACCGGCTACGGCGATACCGAGTCCGCCGTGGACTGCCTGCGCCGGGGCGCTGTCGACTACCTCCTCAAGCCGCCCAAGCTCACGGATCTCATCCGTGCCATCGAGCGGGCGCTCGCCAAGCGCCGCATCGAGTTGGCGCGCAAGCGCTACCAGAAGAAGCTGGAGCGCAAGGTCCGTGACAGGACGACCGAGCTGCGCAACGCGCTGCGCGACATCGCCCACACCTACCAGTCCACGCTGCTGGCGCTGGTGGCGGCGCTGGACGCGCGCGAGCACGAGACGTCGGACCACTCGCAGCGCGTGGTGCGCTACACGAGCGCCGTCGCCGAGCGCATGGGCATCAAGGGCCAGGAGCTGGAGGAGATCGGCCGCGGCGCCCTGCTGCACGACATCGGCAAGATTGGCGTTCCGGACGCCGTGCTGCTCAAGCCGGGCAAGCTCACGCCCGAGGAGTGGCAGGAGATGCGCAAGCATCCGGACATCGGCTTCCAGATGATCCAGAACATCCCCTTCCTGGCCACGCCGGCGCAGATCGTGCTGTCGCACCAGGAGCGCTGGGATGGGCAGGGCTACCCGCGCAACCTCCGGGGCCAGGAGATCCACATCGGCGCGCGCATCTTCGCCGTGGCGGACACGCTGGACGCGATGACGAGCGACCGGCCCTACCGCAAGGGCACCACCTTCGCCAACGCCATCGCGGAGATCACCCGCTGCGCCGGCACGCAGTTCGATCGCGAAGTGGTCCGGGCCTTCCTGGACATTGGTGAGCAGGCGCTCATCAAGATCAAGGAGGACATGCACCTGCGGAAGCTGACGCTGGTGCAGGCGGAGGCGCAGGCCCAGGAGGCCGAGGCCACCCTGGCGCGGCTCACGGATGACCTGGACGACATCGACCAGAGCATCCCCGGCCCGGGCATTCCGGCGCCGGCTCCTCGCGGCGCCAGCCCCGCGGCCCCTACCCCTCCCGCGCCCGCGGTGGGGACCCAGCCCACGGCCAACCGTCCGGAGCAGCCCGTGGTCCTGTCGGTGCTCGCCGGGGGCCGCCAGGGTAATTCACGCGACTGA